One genomic window of Oncorhynchus clarkii lewisi isolate Uvic-CL-2024 chromosome 5, UVic_Ocla_1.0, whole genome shotgun sequence includes the following:
- the LOC139408598 gene encoding RIMS-binding protein 2-like: MQEAAERRQQLDEEHEQALAALTSKQKKIHLLHKAQVEAEREHEGAVHLLEDKVRDLEQKCRSQTKQFGHLSKSLEDFRLEADTVDIFSTDSFSKQKTPLSLENKLSQILNGLAVKAGKGNESSANTPLISKFLRPLQIRDRPELLSVNPTTVTTSCPSSPQRATPSEMEDEVSPAPRSKPRYTGTVRLCTARYSYNPYDGPNEHPEAELPLVAGKYLYVYGTMDDDGFYQGELLDGQRGLVPSNFVEFVQDKEKPSIQLGDGEEDLGSLDHITLGLMGVDGGAPRDGLLGSSNPLGPCSNGTGPLDPEDLVDDIVPYPRRITLIKQLARSVIVAWEPPIVPLGWGKISCYNVLVDGEVRASVPYGDRTKSLLEKLDLDTYTHRVSVQSVTDRGLSDELRCTLMVGANVVVAPYGLRVDDILRDSAELSWLPSNSNYGHTVFLDGAEHAVVKPGRYRLRFVNLKAMTVYKVRVVARPHQVPWQLLMEQREKKEAAVEFCTQAAGPGPYSRSGPPLPPQEVQVQCGQAPGVLQVRWKPPILSPSGTSNGASVIGYAVCTKGQKIAEVLYPLADYVTVELNRIQCLEAREVIVRTLSAQGESQDSHVAPIPNNLLLPPPHPAPVPPQQPHAGPPPPHSHAPPPHLQSPHLPHPQLPPPHLQPPSPLPHRQPFPNHTPQTQPHLQPLPPHLVPQPHRQPQPAHPSGSPQPLHLQPHPPHTIPHHRLPLLPHPPPQLHQRPVSARDLEAKEQVVQHGGQPWDPTRSPSAQPPPAPMYGHTLEAPLSANHRSPSPQRILPQPRGTPIPDQMAKAIAREAAQRVAAESGRMERRVVYNEQGQAFHQQNSDEEEEDEEGYGHGLRRQGASVDDFLRGSELGRPAHYSHSEEYHSESSRGSDLSDIMEEDEEELYSEMQLEEGRRRNSHNALKIGNNPSGGRLDRETGRRMPRDGPQPQRHPLMVPSIEGYRDRERRSPPNYDESEPEESFRIFVALFDYDPLSMSPNPDAADEELPFKEGQIIRVYGDKDTDGFYRGEIRGGRMGLLPCNMVSEIRAEDEETMDQLIKQGFLPLNTPVDKVGIGQDRRGLCQHQATRRMVALYDYDPRESSPNVDVEAELTFCAGDILAVFGEIDEDGFYYGEINGHRGLVPSNFLEEVPDDVEVYLTDTPSRYAQDEPANRAEAKRVTTDTTESTAPPVRAASPMVRPVCPPGTMRPISPSRGPRDLRDNKKKKGLLSKGKKLLKKLSPVK; the protein is encoded by the exons GCAATGAGAGCTCGGCAAACACTCCGCTGATATCGAAGTTCCTCCGCCCGCTACAGATCAGAGACAGGCCAGAGCTGCTATCTGTCAATCCCACCACCGTGACAACGAGCTGCCCCAGCAGCCCACAACGGGCGACCCCCTCAGAG ATGGAGGATGAGGTCAGCCCTGCGCCCCGGTCCAAGCCTCGCTACACTGGCACGGTCCGTCTCTGCACCGCCCGCTACAG TTACAACCCTTACGATGGGCCAAACGAGCACCCAGAGGCAgagctccccctggtggctggGAAGTACCTGTACGTGTACGGCACCATGGACGACGACGGTTTCTACCAAG GTGAGCTGCTGGACGGCCAGAGAGGGCTGGTCCCGTCCAACTTTGTGGAGTTTGTCCAAGACAAGGAGAAACCATCCATCCAACTAGGGGACGGAGAGGAGGACCTGGGCTCTCTGGACCATATCACACTTGGCCTGAtgggggtggatggaggggcCCCTCGGGATGGGCTACTGGGTTCCAGCAACCCCCTGGGCCCCTGCAGCAACGGCACAGGGCCCCTGGACCCTGAGGATCTGGTCGATGACATTGTGCCTTACCCCCGGAGGATCACCCTGATCAAGCAGTTGGCCCGTAGCGTCATTGTGGCCTGGGAGCCCCCCATCGTGCCCCTGGGATGGGGAAAAATCAGCTGCTACAACGTGCTGGTGGATGGTGAGGTGCGTGCCAGCGTGCCCTACGGCGACAGGACCAAGTCGCTGTTGGAGAAGCTGGATCTGGACACGTATACGCACCGCGTGTCCGTGCAGAGTGTGACAGACAGGGGCCTGTCGGACGAGCTGCGCTGCACCCTGATGGTGGGAGCCAACGTGGTGGTGGCGCCATATGGACTGCGGGTGGACGACATCCTGCGTGACTCAGCCGAGCTCTCATGGTTGCCCAGCAACAGTAACTATGGGCACACAGTGTTCCTGGACGGGGCGGAGCATGCAGTGGTGAAGCCGGGGAGGTATAGGCTGCGCTTTGTTAACCTCAAGGCCATGACGGTATACAAGGTGAGGGTGGTGGCCCGGCCACACCAGGTACCATGGCAACTGCTCATGGaacagagggagaagaaggaggCTGCTGTGGAGTTCTGTACACAAGCTGCTG GTCCAGGACCATATTCCAGATCAG GCCCCCCATTACCACCTCAGGAGGTGCAGGTGCAGTGTGGCCAGGCACCAGGGGTCCTGCAGGTGCGCTGGAAGCCCCCTATCCTCTCACCCAGTGGAACCTCCAATGGAGCCAGTGTCATCGGATACGCAGTCTGCACTAAAGGACAAAAG ATAGCGGAGGTGTTGTACCCTCTGGCTGACTATGTGACAGTGGAGCTGAACAGGATCCAGTGTCTGGAGGCCAGGGAGGTCATCGTCAGGACGTTATCAGCACAGGGAGAGTCCCAGGACTCCCACGTTGCCCCCATTCCAAACAACCTACTGTTGCCGCCTCCTCACCCTGCCCCTGTGCCCCCTCAGCAACCACACGCAGGGCCCCCTCCACCTCACTCCCAcgcccccccaccccacctccaGTCACCTCACCTCCCCCACCCCCAACTACCTCCGCCTCACCTCCAGCCTCCCTCACCCCTGCCTCATAGACAACCCTTCCCTAACCACACTCCTCAAACCCAGCCACACCTCCAACCCCTGCCCCCTCATCTTGTTCCCCAGCCTCACCGACAGCCTCAACCCGCTCACCCTAGTGGTTCTCCACAGCCCTTGCACCTCCAGCCTCATCCTCCCCATACAATTCCCCACCACCGCCTACCCCTGCTGCCCCACCCACCCCCCCAGCTCCACCAGAGACCAGTAAGTGCCAGAGACCTGGAAGCCAAAGAGCAGGTGGTCCAGCATGGGGGCCAGCCCTGGGACCCTACCCGCTCCCCCTCCGCCCAGCCTCCTCCTGCCCCCATGTACGGGCACACCCTGGAGGCGCCCCTTTCTGCAAACCACCGCTCGCCCTCCCCCCAGAGAATCCTGCCACAGCCCAGGGGCACCCCCATCCCAGACCAAATGGCCAAAGCCATCGCCCGCGAGGCAGCACAGAGGGTGGCTGCAGAGAGTGGCAGA ATGGAGAGGAGAGTCGTCTACAATGAGCAGGGCCAGGCCTTCCACCAACAGAActcagatgaggaagaggaggatgaggaagggtATGGTCACGGCCTCAGGAGACAGGGGGCCTCAGTAGATGATTTCCTCAGAGGGTCCGAGCTGGGCAGGCCG gcccaCTACAGCCACAGTGAGGAGTACCACAGTGAGAGCAGCCGGGGCTCTGACCTTTCTGACATcatggaagaggatgaggaggagctcTACTCTGAAATGCAGCTGGAGGAGGGACGACGACGCAACTCCCACAATGCACTCAAG ATTGGGAACAACCCCTCTGGGGGTCGGCTGGATCGGGAGACAGGGAGAAGAATGCCACGGGACGGTCCGCAGCCCCAGAGACACCCTCTTATGGTGCCCTCCATTG AGGGATACAGGGACAGGGAACGCCGCTCCCCTCCTAACTACGATGAGTCAGAACCTGAAGAATCATTCCGGATCTTTGTGGCTCTGTTTGACTACGACCCCCTGTCCATGTCTCCCAACCCGGACGCAGCAGATGAGGAACTGCCCTTTAAAGAGGGCCAGATCATCAGG gTATATGGTGATAAGGACACTGATGGTTTCTACCGAGGGGAGATCAGGGGAGGCAGGATGGGGCTCCTGCCCTGCAACATGGTGTCAGAGATCAGGGCTGAAGATGAGGAGACCATGGACCAGCTCATCAAGCAGGGCTTCCTCCCACTCAACACACCAGTGGATAAAGTTGGAATAG GGCAGGACAGACGAGGCCTCTGTCAGCATCAGGCCACCAGGAGGATGGTGGCCCTCTATGATTATGACCCCAGAGAGAGCTCCCCCAACGTGGACGTGGAg GCTGAGTTGACTTTCTGTGCTGGTGACATCCTCGCTGTATTTGGAGAGATTGACGAAGACGGGTTCTACTAT ggtgAAATCAATGGCCACCGTGGCCTCGTCCCCTCCAACTTTCTGGAAGAAGTGCCTGACGACGTGGAGGTGTACCTGACGGACACTCCATCCCGCTACGCCCAGGATGAGCCCGCCAACCGGGCCGAGGCCAAAAGG GTAACCACGGATACCACAGAGAGCACGGCCCCGCCTGTCCGAGCAGCATCCCCCATGGTGCGTCCCGTGTGTCCCCCAGGCACCATGCGGCCCATCAGCCCCTCCAGGGGCCCCAGGGACCTCCGAGACAACAAAAAGAAAAAGGGACTGCTCTCCAAGGGGAAGAAACTGCTCAAGAAGCTCTCTCCGGTTAAATAA
- the LOC139409917 gene encoding F-box only protein 15-like encodes MAIGRGQLFRSFREGLLKNAPPTEGQGPTGKENSRLCEKMTGFSPGTQSVEPPTLPRKKKRKKKAAKATVLCQPVVPLPRVPTKSTGHAGKPAECTPNHIERMPPEILLKILSYLDALSLFSIGFTNKRFYEMAHNNGMWHKMYSAEYGHSKKWRPKRLDEVLDKLSAVVVQERPEGYWRRLYFRTMAGFNETKWRKELSDINPFTGLPSQTERILRSQRVTWEITVSDKWGLEGTFEQSRAYFSDSSVTVCWSSGRWPSFHQLSTLQLDGVKRQALSSPNINKPGWRSLMAKFDRDTISKSGQVIGRDQLVTLVLFSPSIVIGVWRGRWSIAFVMASFHYHRLVERSLLGTSMCPYSMPENKPPFDDMDPDSGLHGYTLRIILHNTVTQIMAGHFSQLYCSKSQVHGGFIQLNVINRGSLSQHTPLSGRISLPWKCEALEGTVENCCMMSLTLMDEYQNPFWCVSTPVCMALNSKEPPNDYEGQHFLIKYQDAEGKVRMDLVWLEEQRQYFLINLVVFIATAKVNKHFGRAY; translated from the exons atggctATTGGCCGCGGACAACTTTTCCGCAGTTTCAGAGAGGGTTTGTTGAAGAATGCCCCGCCAACAGAGGGTCAAGGACCGACAGGCAAAGAGAATAGCAGACTCTGCGAGAAAATGACTGGATTTTCCCCGGGCACTCAAAG TGTGGAACCACCAACACTGCCACgaaagaagaagaggaaaaaGAAGGCGGCAAAGGCTACTGTACTCTGTCAGCCAGTTGTACCACTGCCAAGGGTACCTACAAAGTCTACTGGACATGCTGGCAAGCCAGCTGAGTGCACACCGAATCACATAGAGAG GATGCCACCGGAGATCCTTCTGAAGATCCTATCGTACCTGgatgccctctctctcttctccattggCTTCACCAACAAGCGATTCTATGAGATGGCCCACAACAA TGGAATGTGGCACAAGATGTATTCTGCAGAGTATGGACACAGTAAGAAGTGGAGGCCCAAGCGTTTGGACGAG GTGCTGGATAAACTGAGTGCGGTGGTGGTCCAGGAGAGACCGGAGGGCTATTGGAGAAGACTGTACTTCAGGACCATGGCTGGCTTCAATGAGACCAAGTGGAGGAAGGAGTTGAGTGACATCAACCCTTTCACAGGCTTGCCCAGTCAGACTGAAAGAATCCTCAG GAGCCAGCGTGTGACCTGGGAGATCACAGTGTCTGAcaagtgggggttggaggggacGTTTGAGCAGAGTCGTGCCTACTTCTCTGACTCGTCCGTGACGGTGTGCTGGAGCAGCGGGCGCTGGCCCTCCTTCCACCAGCTCTCTACCTTACAGCTAGATGGTGTCAAAAGACAAGCTCTCAGCTCCCCTAACATCAATAA GCCTGGCTGGCGGTCTCTGATGGCTAAGTTTGACAGGGACACCATCTCTAAGAGTGGCCAGGTCATCGGTAGAGACCAACTAGTCACCCTGGTACTCTTTTCGCCTAGCATCGTCATTGGCGTCTGGAGG GGCCGGTGGTCCATTGCCTTTGTGATGGCCAGCTTCCACTACCACAGGCTGGTGGAGAGGAGTCTCCTGGGCACCTCAATGTG cccCTATTCCATGCCAGAGAACAAGCCTCCTTTCGACGACATGGACCCTGACTCCGGCCTCCATGGTTATACGCTCCGCATTATACTACACAACACTGTTACCCAGATCATGGCCGGCCACTTCTCTCAACTCTACTGTAGCAAAA GTCAGGTCCATGGTGGTTTCATCCAGCTGAATGTCATCAACAGGGGAAGCCTGTCCCAGCACACCCCTCTCTCTGGCAGGATCAGCCTGCCCTGGAAGTGTGAGGCTCTAGAGGGCACCGTGGAG aatTGCTGCATGATGAGCCTGACCCTGATGGATGAGTACCAGAACCCCTTCTGGTGTGTCAGCACACCCGTGTGTATGGCACTGAACAGTAAGGAGCCACCCAACGACTACGAGGGTCAGCACTTCCTGATCAAGTACCAGGATGCAGAAGGCAAG GTGAGGATGGACCTTGTGTGGCTGGAAGAGCAGAGACAGTACTTCCTCATCAATCTGGTAGTCTTCATCGCCACGGCCAAAGTCAACAAGCACTTTGGGAGAGCCTACTGA